The Alicyclobacillus vulcanalis DNA segment GCCGCGAGCGCCCGATGAAGCTGGATGGTCAGGTTGGCGAAGATGGGGTTGCCGAGATTGACCAAGCCGAAGCCGATGAGCCGCGTCCGCCCAGACACGAGGTGGCGAGCGAGGAGGTTTCGCTGATACCCCATGCTGCGCGCGATTTCGAGAATGCGGCGTTTGGTCTCTTCTTTGACAAGCGGGCTGTCGTTGAGCGCTTTTGACACCGTGCTGTAGCTGACCCCTGCGCGCTCCGCAATATCCTTAATGCTCACCATGGTGAGTCTCCCTCTGCATGCCAGCGATGCGCGTTGCAGCGGCTGCAGGCCGCAACGCCTTGGCTCGTATGTGATTTCCTCGACATTTTAACACAAATAACAACGTTATTAAAGAATTGCGCGCCCGCTCTCGGCCTATCTGCGCACATCTGCGCAGATTTAGACCATGTCTCCGGCGATCATGTCCGAAAAGGTCAAGAATAAATGAAAACGTGGTTATTGATATCGGGCGCCTCCTGTGCTAACTTTAAGCCACAACGAACCAGGCGTAATTAACAACGTGGTTAATCGCGAGGGGTGACGGATCGCCATGATCAATTACTGTATCGTCGGGCTCGGATCGCGCGGAATTTCGATGTTCGGGCGCGATCTCGTCACGCACTACCGGGACGTCGCGCGCATCACCGGGCTTTGCGACCGCAACGAAGGGCGCATCCGGCATGCGCAGGAAGTGCTGGGCAAGGACATCCCCGGCTTCACGGACTTTGATGAAATGCTCGACACGGTGCCGTGCGACTGCGTCATCGTGACGACCATGGATGCGACGCACGATCACTTCATTGTGAAAGCGCTTGAACGAGGCAAGGACGTGATCACCGAAAAGCCGATGACCATCGACGCCGAGCGGTGCCGCCGGATCCTCGACGCCGAGCGCAGGAGCGGCAAGACCGTGCGCGTCACGTTCAACTACCGCTACGCGCCATATAAGACCGAGGTCAAGCGGTTGCTGCAGGAAGGCATCGTAGGCGATGTGCATTCTGTGGAATTCCGCTGGTACCTCGATACCGTCCATGGGGCGGACTACTTCAGGCGCTGGCACGCGGAGAAAAAGAACTCCGGCGGCCTGTTTGTCCACAAGGCCACCCATCACTTCGATCTCATCAACTGGTGGCTCGGCCTCGAGCCGCAGGAGGTCGTGGCCATGGGCTCGCGCCACTACTACGTGCCTGATCGGATGCCCGGGCATGGCGAGCGGTGCTCGACGTGTCAAGTGACGGACCGTTGCCCCTTTTATCTCGATCTCGGCCGCGATCAGACGCTGAACGCGCTCTACAAGCAGGCGGAAGTCTACGATGGGTACCACCGCGACCAATGCGTGTTCTCGGAGCGCATTGACATCGAGGACACCATGGGCGCTCTCATCCGTTACCCCAACGGCGTCCAGGCGACCTACATGCTCACAGCGGCGACCCCCTTCGAGGGCTGGCAGGTGGCGTTCAACGGCAGCCTGGGCCGGCTCGAGGCCTTCGAGCCCGAATACTTCATCGTGGAGGAGGACGCGACGGACTTCGCGCGCCGCAGTTCCAAGGACGTGCGCCGCACGGTCGACTGGCGCTTTGGCGATCCGGCGTCCGCAGAAGAGGTCCGCGAGCTCGAAATTCGCTTCTATCCGCTGTTCGGCGGCGTGCAGGTGTTCCGCGTGCCGCATGTGCGCGAGGGCCACGGCGGAGGCGATCGTCGCCTGAAAGATCACCTGTTCCGCGGCGTGGAAAGCGATCCGTACGGACACGTGGCCGGATCGCGCGCGGGCGCCATGTCCATCCTCATCGGCGTGGCTGCGAATCTGTCGATGGCCACTGGACAGTTCGTCCGCATCGCCGATTTGCTCGGCGAAAACGCGCCGGTTGGCGCTCGGTGACGGAGGGGGCGGGGGACGTGGTTGAGACGGGGAACGCGCTGGATCGATCTCGCGAGCTCGCCCGATGCCTGGGTCTGGAGGATGCTCCGCGCTCCAGGTCACTCGACCAGCTGGTGGCTTCCCGCGAGGTGCA contains these protein-coding regions:
- a CDS encoding Gfo/Idh/MocA family protein, with the translated sequence MINYCIVGLGSRGISMFGRDLVTHYRDVARITGLCDRNEGRIRHAQEVLGKDIPGFTDFDEMLDTVPCDCVIVTTMDATHDHFIVKALERGKDVITEKPMTIDAERCRRILDAERRSGKTVRVTFNYRYAPYKTEVKRLLQEGIVGDVHSVEFRWYLDTVHGADYFRRWHAEKKNSGGLFVHKATHHFDLINWWLGLEPQEVVAMGSRHYYVPDRMPGHGERCSTCQVTDRCPFYLDLGRDQTLNALYKQAEVYDGYHRDQCVFSERIDIEDTMGALIRYPNGVQATYMLTAATPFEGWQVAFNGSLGRLEAFEPEYFIVEEDATDFARRSSKDVRRTVDWRFGDPASAEEVRELEIRFYPLFGGVQVFRVPHVREGHGGGDRRLKDHLFRGVESDPYGHVAGSRAGAMSILIGVAANLSMATGQFVRIADLLGENAPVGAR